From the genome of Geoglobus ahangari, one region includes:
- a CDS encoding acyl-CoA mutase large subunit family protein has translation MEDEKKIEEIKKKREEWERTCLNPYLERFGERDEMFETLSGIKVKRVYDPTDIAHLDYVRDIGYPGEYPYTRGVYPTMYRGRLWTMRQFSGFGTAEDTNARWKMLLKEGQTGLSTAFDFPTLMGIDSDDPLADGEVGKVGVAVDTLKDFEILFDGIPLDKVSTSFTINPPAAIILAMYTAIGDLQGVPREQLRGTIQNDMLKEFHAQNTLVLPPEPSVKIITDIFEWGVENVPKFNLISISGYHIREAGSTAVQELAFTIADGMAYVEAAIERGIDIDRLAPQLSFFFNSHNNFFEEIAKFRAARRMWAKIMREEYGAKNPRSWWLKFHTQTAGCSLTAQQPLNNIVRTTIQAMAAVLGGTQSLHTNSFDEAWALPSEEAVRVALRTQQIIAYESGIPDTIDPLAGSYYVEWLTDKMEKLAWKYIEQIRKMGEGSMLRGVLKGIEDGFFVKEISRAAAEYQRDVEEGRRVIVGVNRFTIDEELNIPILKVDEEVQRRQIERLKRIKAERDNDAVKEALEWLRSAAENNENVMPAILQAVKSYATVGEIMGTLKEVYGTYRKPIII, from the coding sequence ATGGAGGATGAGAAGAAGATTGAGGAGATAAAGAAGAAGAGGGAGGAATGGGAGAGGACGTGCCTCAACCCGTACCTTGAGAGGTTCGGCGAGAGAGACGAGATGTTCGAAACCCTCTCCGGAATCAAGGTCAAGAGGGTTTACGATCCAACTGACATCGCTCATCTGGACTACGTGAGGGACATCGGCTATCCCGGAGAATACCCGTACACGAGGGGAGTTTATCCCACAATGTACCGCGGAAGGCTCTGGACGATGAGGCAGTTCTCGGGATTCGGCACTGCTGAAGACACGAACGCAAGGTGGAAGATGCTCCTGAAGGAGGGGCAGACAGGGCTGAGCACGGCCTTCGACTTCCCGACGCTCATGGGAATTGACAGCGACGATCCTCTTGCAGATGGTGAGGTGGGGAAGGTCGGTGTTGCCGTTGATACGCTCAAGGACTTCGAAATCCTCTTCGACGGAATCCCGCTCGACAAGGTCTCCACATCTTTCACGATCAACCCGCCTGCCGCGATAATTCTGGCCATGTACACTGCCATCGGTGATCTGCAGGGTGTGCCGAGGGAGCAGCTAAGAGGCACGATCCAGAACGACATGCTCAAGGAATTCCACGCCCAGAACACCCTCGTCCTTCCTCCCGAGCCGTCCGTCAAGATCATCACCGACATCTTCGAGTGGGGTGTGGAGAACGTGCCGAAGTTCAACCTGATCAGCATTTCAGGCTACCACATCAGAGAGGCTGGCTCAACCGCGGTTCAGGAGCTTGCCTTCACTATAGCGGACGGAATGGCATACGTTGAGGCGGCAATCGAGAGGGGAATAGACATAGACCGCCTCGCCCCGCAGCTCAGCTTCTTCTTTAACTCCCACAACAACTTCTTCGAGGAGATAGCGAAGTTCAGGGCGGCAAGGAGGATGTGGGCCAAGATCATGAGGGAGGAGTATGGTGCAAAGAACCCCCGCTCGTGGTGGCTCAAGTTCCACACGCAGACAGCAGGCTGCTCCCTAACTGCCCAGCAGCCCCTTAACAACATAGTCAGAACGACGATACAGGCCATGGCGGCTGTGCTTGGAGGAACGCAGAGCCTTCACACCAACAGCTTCGATGAGGCGTGGGCTCTACCGAGCGAGGAGGCTGTGAGGGTTGCTCTGAGGACGCAGCAGATTATAGCCTACGAGAGCGGGATACCTGACACAATTGACCCGCTTGCGGGATCGTACTACGTTGAATGGCTAACTGACAAGATGGAGAAGCTCGCGTGGAAGTACATCGAGCAGATCAGGAAGATGGGTGAGGGCAGCATGCTCAGGGGAGTGCTGAAGGGCATAGAGGACGGATTCTTCGTCAAGGAGATCAGCAGGGCTGCAGCGGAATACCAGAGGGATGTGGAGGAGGGCAGAAGGGTCATAGTCGGAGTTAACAGGTTCACCATAGACGAGGAGCTCAACATCCCGATACTGAAGGTTGACGAGGAGGTGCAGAGGAGGCAGATAGAGAGGCTCAAGAGGATAAAGGCCGAGAGGGACAACGATGCAGTGAAGGAAGCTCTCGAGTGGCTCAGGAGTGCAGCAGAGAACAACGAGAACGTCATGCCGGCCATCCTTCAGGCCGTCAAGTCATACGCCACGGTCGGAGAGATTATGGGCACCCTGAAGGAGGTTTATGGCACGTACAGGAAGCCAATCATCATCTAA
- a CDS encoding acyl-CoA dehydrogenase family protein: MEFELTQDQKDIQKAAREFAQNEFTAERGRYYDQNEEFPFDLWKKACELGFIGVHFPEEYGGAGMGILENILIVEEFCRADSTIGSAIILSDFSSEVIMRFGSEEQKEEVLPKVAGGKAITAGCYTEPEAGSDLTAIKTKAEKDGDEWVINGSKTFITNGTIADYYVVLAVTDPNAQPRYRGFTTFLVRKDAEGLETNKIDGKFGIRSSPTAEVVFKNVRVSEDDIIGQLNRGFYQVLEFFDESRIEIAAQALGIAQGAFDRTLDYVKQRKQFGQPIGAFQALQHRIAHLGTMIEATRLLIYKAAWNYDKHGIDPTLTSMAKYLAGKLAVHVCDEAIQMHGGYGYVAENDVERFYRDAKITEIYEGTKEIQLNTIAKGLLGKF; the protein is encoded by the coding sequence ATGGAATTTGAGCTCACTCAGGATCAGAAAGACATTCAGAAGGCCGCGAGGGAGTTTGCGCAGAACGAGTTCACGGCTGAGAGGGGCAGGTACTACGATCAGAATGAGGAGTTCCCGTTTGACCTCTGGAAGAAGGCATGCGAGCTCGGCTTCATCGGTGTGCACTTCCCCGAGGAGTACGGCGGAGCGGGAATGGGAATTCTGGAGAACATACTCATAGTTGAGGAGTTCTGCAGGGCTGACAGCACGATTGGCAGCGCGATAATCCTTTCAGACTTCTCATCTGAGGTAATAATGAGGTTCGGCAGTGAGGAGCAGAAGGAGGAGGTTCTTCCGAAGGTTGCTGGCGGAAAGGCCATAACGGCCGGCTGCTACACCGAGCCAGAGGCTGGGAGTGATCTCACGGCCATAAAGACGAAGGCGGAGAAGGATGGGGACGAGTGGGTGATAAACGGCTCGAAGACATTCATAACCAACGGAACGATCGCGGACTACTACGTCGTCCTCGCCGTCACAGACCCCAACGCCCAGCCGAGGTACCGCGGCTTCACGACCTTCCTCGTCAGAAAGGATGCGGAGGGGCTTGAGACCAACAAGATAGACGGGAAGTTCGGCATAAGGTCATCCCCAACTGCCGAGGTCGTGTTCAAGAACGTGAGGGTGAGCGAGGACGACATAATCGGCCAGCTCAACCGCGGGTTCTATCAGGTTCTTGAATTCTTCGACGAGAGCAGGATCGAGATCGCCGCTCAGGCTCTCGGCATTGCTCAGGGCGCGTTTGACAGAACCCTCGACTACGTGAAGCAGAGGAAGCAGTTCGGGCAGCCAATCGGCGCGTTTCAGGCGCTCCAGCACAGAATAGCTCACCTTGGCACCATGATCGAGGCTACGAGGCTACTGATTTACAAGGCCGCATGGAACTACGACAAGCACGGAATTGACCCAACCCTGACGAGCATGGCCAAGTATCTCGCAGGAAAGCTCGCCGTTCACGTGTGTGATGAGGCGATACAGATGCACGGCGGGTATGGGTACGTTGCCGAAAACGACGTGGAGAGGTTCTACAGGGATGCGAAGATCACGGAGATATACGAGGGAACTAAGGAGATCCAGCTCAACACGATAGCTAAAGGCCTTCTAGGCAAGTTCTGA
- a CDS encoding mannose-1-phosphate guanylyltransferase/mannose-6-phosphate isomerase — protein sequence MKVFILSGGKGTRLFPISREKYPKQYLKIFDSKSLFQMAVERAMRIGDEVAIITNDEQKFIVRDQLDEISAEAEILVEPASKNTFPAIIYASLHADDTFLITPSDHFIKGDLARYIRRAEKHAGEFIITFGIKPTKPHTGYGYIKPGERAGEVFRVERFTEKPDMETAKRFVSEGYLWNSGMFLTSREVLREEVRRHYPGLYEAFEKDVGEGYRRCPETSFDYAIMERTERAAVMELDIFWSDLGSFDSLYEVMEKDENGNAVRGELISLDSRNNLVMSDRLVSAIGVEDLLIVDTRDALLISKKGVAERVREVVRILKERGDERAEVHTVVHRPWGSYVLLERGENYWIKRIVVKPGERLSLQRHMHRSEHWIVVRGMAKVISEGKEYFLRPGESTFVPSGVKHRLVNPGRIPLEMIEVAIGDYLSEDDIERFDDEYGRG from the coding sequence ATGAAAGTATTCATCCTCTCCGGCGGCAAGGGTACGAGGCTTTTTCCCATCAGCAGGGAGAAGTACCCGAAGCAGTACCTGAAGATATTCGACTCGAAGTCCCTTTTCCAGATGGCCGTGGAAAGGGCGATGAGGATAGGAGATGAAGTCGCGATCATCACCAACGACGAGCAGAAGTTCATAGTCCGTGATCAGCTGGACGAGATTAGTGCTGAGGCTGAGATACTCGTTGAGCCCGCATCGAAGAACACGTTTCCGGCCATAATCTACGCCTCGCTTCACGCTGATGACACGTTCCTCATCACACCCTCAGACCACTTCATAAAAGGCGATCTGGCCAGATACATCAGGAGAGCTGAGAAACACGCTGGAGAGTTCATAATAACGTTCGGAATAAAACCAACAAAGCCCCACACGGGCTACGGGTACATCAAGCCCGGGGAAAGGGCAGGGGAGGTGTTCAGGGTCGAGAGGTTTACGGAGAAGCCTGACATGGAGACCGCGAAGAGGTTCGTCTCCGAAGGGTACCTCTGGAACAGCGGGATGTTCCTGACGAGCAGAGAGGTGTTGAGAGAGGAGGTCAGGCGCCACTATCCCGGCCTTTACGAGGCTTTCGAGAAAGATGTCGGGGAGGGGTACAGGAGATGCCCGGAGACGAGCTTTGATTACGCGATCATGGAGAGGACGGAGAGGGCAGCGGTGATGGAGCTCGACATCTTCTGGAGCGACCTCGGAAGCTTCGACTCGCTCTACGAGGTGATGGAAAAGGATGAGAATGGAAACGCAGTAAGAGGGGAGCTCATCTCCCTTGACTCAAGGAACAACCTCGTGATGTCGGACAGGCTCGTCTCAGCCATTGGAGTGGAGGATCTGCTGATAGTTGACACGAGGGACGCGCTCCTCATCTCCAAGAAGGGCGTTGCGGAGAGGGTCAGAGAGGTCGTGAGGATTCTGAAGGAGAGGGGAGATGAGAGGGCTGAGGTGCACACGGTCGTCCACAGGCCTTGGGGGAGCTACGTTCTGCTCGAGAGGGGAGAGAACTACTGGATAAAGAGGATCGTCGTGAAGCCGGGTGAGAGGCTGAGCCTCCAGAGGCACATGCACAGGAGCGAGCACTGGATAGTTGTTAGGGGGATGGCCAAGGTCATCAGCGAGGGGAAGGAATACTTTTTAAGGCCCGGCGAGAGCACGTTTGTTCCGTCTGGAGTTAAGCACAGGCTCGTGAATCCCGGCAGGATACCGCTCGAGATGATCGAGGTGGCGATTGGGGACTACCTGAGTGAGGACGACATAGAGAGGTTTGACGATGAGTACGGAAGAGGTTGA